Part of the Liberibacter crescens BT-1 genome is shown below.
CTATCCTTTTATCGGGCACTATCCGTGTTTCTGGTTTTCCTTCTGCTGCCAAAATAACCATAACCTATTATGGGCGGCTCCCTTCGCTGTCTGTTGTTGCACCTCAAAACTGGCTTCTGGATCAGGGCTACGACATTTACCTGTACGGTGTGGTTCGCGAGATCGGATTGTGGGAACAGAATACGGATAAGGTGACTTCGGCAATGAAGCTGTATGATGCAGCGGTTCAATCCCTGCAGCGGTCAGATACAAGGTTTCGGAACAGCGGCAAAAGAATTATTGTTGGAGGCCCAACACCATGACGATTGTTTCCATTGTCAATGAAGTCTGCGATCTTGCCGCTTTATCCCGCTTTGACAAGTTTTATGGCAATAACGATGACACTTGTGCCCTGTTGATGACATTACTGACAGAAGGCGGCAATGAAATCAGTCTCCGTGCGGAGTGGCCTTCTCTTATAAGACAGGTGCCAGTGACCAGTGACACGTTTATTGTTCCCCCTGACTTCAGGCGTGTTTATGGA
Proteins encoded:
- a CDS encoding phage adaptor protein encodes the protein MSAYDYGTLLADAVHYSDKGDIIPLFPGFLRRVESVLNRDLRLSGMEKQTSLALVDGMVSVPNDCLEIIQIRDERNCVLVCLPLDAFNEGRRGTILLSGTIRVSGFPSAAKITITYYGRLPSLSVVAPQNWLLDQGYDIYLYGVVREIGLWEQNTDKVTSAMKLYDAAVQSLQRSDTRFRNSGKRIIVGGPTP